In Amphiura filiformis chromosome 2, Afil_fr2py, whole genome shotgun sequence, one DNA window encodes the following:
- the LOC140171538 gene encoding store-operated calcium entry-associated regulatory factor-like, whose amino-acid sequence MEQELFGSGDKVRLSGVNTLTLYNGKMTTGRRSSPVKQLQCVGGSAGCSAFTPQVVQCYNRGSDGYDAQWECKSDMDNAYRFGSIEVTCEGYDHPDDEYVLKGSCGLEYTLDLTKEGMNNNQYKKQHSYYGNDNYGSSHDYYGSHKHSSGLGDWIMLAIVGVIIYGIYRTCVATSPTDSDYPDDQSGNCWGQGRWVGRWRGNPRLYSPGNSGGCSGTTGSSTAGIGSTGAGVGGGGFWTGAAAGGLLGYLFGNNRGYGGYNRGYGYNRPRYGYRSGYNSGWGGSGFGGFSRGGSSFGGGGGGFSSGTRTASGFGGTRRR is encoded by the exons GTAGTGGTGATAAAGTGCGTCTGAGCGGTGTCAACACATTGACCCTGTATAATGGGAAAATGACGACAGGTCGCAGGTCAAGTCCTGTTAAACAG tTGCAATGTGTCGGAGGTAGTGCAGGTTGTTCAGCATTCACACCTCAAGTTGTTCAGTGTTATAACAGAGGCTCAGATGGCTATGATGCCCAG tgggagtgTAAATCTGACATGGATAATGCATATCGATTTGGTAGCATTGAAGTCACATGTGAGGGCTATGATCATCCTGATGATGAGTATGTACTCAAAGGATCTTGTGGG CTGGAGTATACACTAGATTTAACCAAAGAAGGGATGAATAACAACCAGTATAAGAAACAACACAGTTACTATGGTAACGACAACTATGGCAGCAGTCATGATTATTATGG TTCACACAAGCATTCCTCTGGACTAGGAGATTGGATTATGCTAGCTATTGTAGGGGTCATCATCTATGGTATATATCGCACATGTGTAGCTACGTCTCCAACTGA TTCAGACTACCCAGATGACCAAAGTGGTAACTGCTGGGGTCAGGGGCGATGGGTGGGGAGGTGGAGGGGTAATCCCCGCCTCTATTCACCAGGTAATTCAGGGGGATGCTCAGGGACAACAGGGAGCAGTACAGCAGGAATAGGATCAACAGGAGCTGGAGTAGGAGGAGGTGGATTTTGGACAGGAGCTGCTGCTGGAGGACTTCTAGGATATCTCTTTGGAAATAACAGAGG aTATGGTGGCTACAACAGAGGTTATGGCTACAATCGTCCACGATATGGCTACAGAAGTGGCTACAACTCAGGCTGGGGTGGCTCTGGATTTGGAGGGTTCAGTAGAGGAGGATCCAGCTTTGGGGGTGGAGGCGGAGGGTTCTCTAGCGGAACACGGACTGCATCAG GGTTTGGAGGAACAAGACGAAGATGA